A genomic window from Maridesulfovibrio sp. includes:
- the folP gene encoding dihydropteroate synthase, with product MSRNYSWTVKGGRVLGPAPFFIAGIVNVTPDSFYDGGKNCNPQRAVEHARRLIAEGADILDVGGESTRPFADPVSLEEELARVVPVIRELSADYVVSVDTVKSGVARAAIEAGAAIVNDVSAFTLDPELLEVVADLKPGYVLMHSQGNPEEMQLAPTYDNVIEDILSFFEKSLEKLIKSGLPESHIVVDPGIGFGKTLEHNLEILRRIDRFMELGFPVYMGLSNKSLWGKLLGLEAGERKNATQAATAVLAARGVPIHRVHEVSLTSQTLRIVKEIGGDY from the coding sequence ATGTCCCGAAATTATTCATGGACCGTTAAAGGGGGCAGGGTGTTAGGCCCTGCCCCTTTTTTTATTGCCGGTATTGTCAATGTTACCCCGGATTCCTTTTATGATGGTGGGAAGAATTGTAATCCGCAACGTGCCGTAGAGCATGCACGCCGGCTGATAGCTGAAGGGGCTGATATTCTGGATGTTGGCGGTGAAAGTACAAGGCCGTTTGCCGACCCTGTTTCTCTTGAAGAAGAGCTAGCCCGGGTTGTTCCGGTAATCAGGGAATTAAGCGCTGATTATGTGGTCTCCGTTGATACTGTTAAGAGCGGTGTGGCTCGTGCTGCTATTGAAGCGGGAGCCGCAATCGTTAATGATGTTTCGGCCTTCACACTGGACCCCGAATTACTTGAAGTCGTGGCTGATCTTAAGCCGGGTTACGTGCTTATGCACAGCCAGGGCAATCCGGAAGAGATGCAGTTGGCTCCGACTTATGATAATGTAATAGAAGATATTTTGAGTTTTTTCGAAAAAAGTCTTGAAAAACTCATAAAGTCTGGCTTACCCGAAAGCCATATAGTTGTTGATCCCGGTATCGGATTTGGCAAAACACTTGAACATAACCTTGAAATTTTGCGTCGGATTGATCGGTTCATGGAACTTGGTTTTCCGGTTTACATGGGGCTTTCAAATAAATCCCTCTGGGGTAAACTTTTAGGCCTTGAAGCGGGTGAGCGAAAGAATGCAACTCAGGCAGCCACTGCTGTTCTGGCAGCGCGCGGAGTACCCATTCACCGGGTGCATGAGGTAAGTCTAACCAGCCAGACCTTGCGAATAGTGAAGGAGATCGGTGGGGATTATTGA
- the ftsH gene encoding ATP-dependent zinc metalloprotease FtsH, whose product MNSFAKNLLVWVTIMLVMIVLFNLFNQPQTSQLKLSYTDFLSRVDEGEVLQVKIQGQKISGVMVGDKRFVTYNPEDPALVQNLLKNKIEVVAEPEEDAPWYMTLFISWFPMLLLVGVWIFFMRQMQGGGGGRGGAMSFGRSKARMITEETARVTFEDVAGVDEAKDELAEVVQFLSEPKKFTRLGGRIPKGVLLVGPPGTGKTLLARAVAGEAGVPFFSISGSDFVEMFVGVGASRVRDLFAQGKKNAPCLIFIDEIDAVGRQRGAGLGGGHDEREQTLNQLLVEMDGFESNEGVILIAATNRPDVLDPALLRPGRFDRQVVVPTPDVQGRARILKVHTRKTPLAGEIDLDVIARGTPGFSGADLENLVNEAALYAAKNNQDYVKMDDFEEAKDKVLMGRERRSLILTDEEKKTTAYHEAGHALIAKLLENCDPVHKVTIIPRGRALGVTQQLPVDDRHNYNKNYLTDTLVMLLGGRVAEELILNQVTTGASNDIERATKMARSMVCQWGMSEKLGPMTFGESQDQVFLGKELVQHKDFSEDTARLIDSEVRRIIDTAYETANRLLSENEESLHAVSAALLERETIDGKDLDTLMAGGELPPLETVTPAKSASESRAYGSTSRPGYTPVTESKKEDSADKGEFAFEDQPKEKPEKKTEEKADEFELSSEDADNESVEANEEKTEEAKASEDKKSSE is encoded by the coding sequence TTGAATAGTTTTGCCAAGAATCTCTTGGTCTGGGTAACCATAATGTTGGTTATGATTGTCCTGTTCAATCTGTTTAATCAGCCGCAGACTTCCCAGCTCAAACTTTCCTACACCGACTTTTTAAGCAGAGTCGATGAAGGAGAAGTCCTTCAAGTTAAGATTCAGGGGCAGAAAATCAGTGGGGTAATGGTCGGTGACAAACGCTTTGTCACTTACAACCCTGAAGATCCAGCCCTTGTTCAAAATCTGCTGAAAAACAAAATTGAAGTTGTTGCTGAGCCGGAAGAAGATGCCCCGTGGTATATGACCTTGTTCATATCATGGTTCCCCATGCTGCTTCTGGTCGGGGTCTGGATATTCTTCATGCGCCAGATGCAGGGAGGCGGTGGAGGACGTGGCGGGGCCATGTCTTTTGGGCGCTCCAAAGCTCGCATGATAACTGAAGAAACAGCCCGTGTGACCTTTGAAGACGTTGCCGGGGTTGATGAAGCTAAAGATGAACTTGCCGAGGTTGTCCAGTTCCTGAGCGAACCTAAGAAATTTACCCGTCTCGGCGGGCGTATTCCTAAAGGGGTTCTCCTTGTAGGCCCCCCCGGAACCGGTAAAACTCTGTTGGCCCGTGCAGTTGCAGGTGAAGCTGGGGTTCCTTTCTTCTCCATTTCCGGTTCCGACTTTGTTGAAATGTTTGTAGGTGTCGGTGCTTCCCGTGTGCGTGACCTGTTTGCACAGGGTAAAAAGAACGCACCCTGCCTTATTTTTATCGATGAAATTGATGCCGTTGGCCGCCAGCGCGGAGCAGGTCTCGGTGGTGGGCATGATGAGCGCGAACAGACCTTGAACCAGTTGCTGGTTGAAATGGACGGTTTTGAGTCCAATGAGGGTGTTATCCTCATCGCCGCAACCAACAGACCTGATGTACTGGACCCCGCATTGCTGCGTCCCGGACGTTTTGACCGTCAGGTTGTAGTGCCTACTCCCGATGTACAGGGACGAGCACGCATTCTTAAGGTTCATACCCGTAAGACTCCTCTTGCAGGCGAGATCGACCTTGATGTTATTGCCCGCGGTACACCCGGATTTTCCGGTGCTGACCTTGAGAACCTCGTTAACGAGGCAGCTCTCTACGCGGCCAAGAATAATCAGGATTACGTCAAGATGGATGACTTTGAAGAAGCAAAGGATAAAGTACTCATGGGGCGTGAACGCCGCAGCTTGATCCTTACTGACGAAGAGAAAAAGACAACTGCATACCATGAGGCAGGTCATGCTCTTATCGCCAAGCTTCTTGAAAATTGCGATCCTGTACACAAAGTAACCATCATCCCGCGTGGCCGTGCTTTGGGTGTAACCCAGCAGTTGCCTGTTGATGATCGTCATAACTATAATAAGAACTATCTTACTGATACTCTTGTTATGCTGCTCGGCGGACGTGTTGCCGAAGAGCTGATTCTTAATCAGGTAACAACCGGAGCAAGCAACGATATTGAGCGAGCTACCAAGATGGCCCGCTCCATGGTTTGCCAATGGGGTATGAGTGAGAAGCTTGGCCCCATGACTTTCGGTGAAAGTCAGGATCAGGTTTTTCTCGGCAAGGAACTTGTGCAGCATAAGGATTTTAGTGAAGATACCGCTCGCCTCATTGATTCAGAGGTACGAAGGATTATTGACACGGCTTATGAAACTGCAAACAGGCTGCTTTCTGAAAATGAAGAGTCTCTGCATGCTGTTTCAGCAGCACTGCTCGAACGTGAGACCATCGATGGTAAAGACCTCGATACTCTCATGGCCGGTGGTGAGCTTCCCCCGCTTGAGACAGTGACACCTGCCAAGTCGGCTTCTGAATCCAGGGCTTACGGCTCAACTTCCAGGCCCGGTTACACTCCAGTTACCGAGTCTAAGAAGGAAGATAGCGCTGATAAAGGCGAATTCGCCTTCGAAGACCAGCCCAAAGAAAAGCCGGAAAAAAAGACTGAAGAAAAAGCAGATGAATTCGAGCTTTCCTCAGAAGATGCTGATAATGAATCTGTGGAAGCTAATGAAGAGAAAACTGAAGAGGCTAAGGCTTCTGAAGATAAAAAAAGTTCCGAGTAG
- the argH gene encoding argininosuccinate lyase gives MADNKLWGGRFAARTAQSVEDYTESVSYDRNLYREDISGSQAHARMLSEQGVLTAEEAEILVKGLDQVLEEIESGKFEWKKEMEDLHMNIESRLTEIVGPVGGKLHTGRSRNDQVATDFRLHVLRSLEAWKTALENLVAVFTAKADENREVLLPGYTHLQPAQPVSLAHHMLAYAWMFKRDHSRVVDCIKRANVCPLGAAALAGTTYPLKPSTSAKYLGMEETFRNSLDAVSDRDFVMEAMFTGSLIMTHLSRICEELIIWANPCFGFIKLPDEFSTGSSIMPQKKNPDVCELMRGKTGRVFGDLISLLTTCKGLPLAYNRDMQEDKEPFFDCDKTVHASVVIMADMMQVMGFNAENMKAALKKGFLNATELADYLVGKGIPFREAHHITGSAVAKAEAESRGLEDMSLEELKSFSDKIEKDVFDVLSYEAAVKRRVSPGSTGPESVEAQISELKGWLEG, from the coding sequence ATGGCTGATAATAAATTATGGGGCGGCAGATTTGCTGCCAGGACCGCGCAGTCTGTTGAAGATTATACTGAATCCGTAAGTTACGACCGGAATCTTTACCGTGAAGATATTTCAGGTTCTCAGGCCCATGCCCGGATGCTTTCTGAGCAGGGTGTACTTACTGCCGAAGAAGCCGAAATTCTGGTCAAAGGACTTGATCAGGTGCTGGAAGAGATTGAATCCGGTAAATTTGAATGGAAAAAGGAGATGGAAGATCTCCATATGAATATCGAAAGCAGGTTGACTGAGATTGTCGGTCCCGTGGGTGGAAAACTGCACACAGGCCGCAGTCGTAACGATCAGGTTGCCACCGATTTTCGTCTGCATGTACTGCGGTCCTTGGAGGCATGGAAAACAGCCCTTGAAAATCTGGTTGCGGTATTTACAGCCAAAGCTGATGAAAACAGGGAAGTGCTGCTGCCCGGGTACACCCATTTGCAGCCGGCACAGCCTGTAAGCCTTGCTCATCACATGCTTGCTTACGCATGGATGTTCAAGCGCGACCACAGTCGGGTAGTGGATTGCATAAAAAGAGCGAATGTCTGTCCTCTTGGCGCAGCTGCCCTTGCCGGAACAACGTATCCGCTCAAGCCGTCAACTTCTGCAAAATATCTCGGCATGGAAGAAACTTTCCGTAACAGCCTTGATGCTGTCTCCGATCGTGATTTTGTCATGGAAGCAATGTTTACCGGCAGTCTGATCATGACCCACCTGAGCCGTATATGTGAAGAGTTGATCATCTGGGCTAACCCCTGCTTTGGTTTCATCAAGCTTCCTGATGAATTTTCTACCGGTTCCTCCATCATGCCGCAGAAGAAAAACCCAGATGTCTGCGAACTTATGCGCGGTAAGACCGGGCGTGTTTTCGGTGATCTTATTTCACTGTTAACCACCTGCAAGGGACTCCCGTTGGCTTATAACCGCGACATGCAGGAAGACAAAGAGCCTTTTTTTGATTGCGATAAGACTGTGCATGCATCCGTCGTTATTATGGCTGATATGATGCAGGTCATGGGCTTTAATGCCGAGAATATGAAAGCTGCCCTTAAGAAAGGTTTCCTCAATGCCACAGAGCTGGCGGATTACCTTGTAGGTAAAGGGATTCCTTTCCGCGAGGCACATCATATCACCGGCTCAGCTGTTGCCAAGGCCGAAGCTGAAAGCAGAGGTCTTGAAGATATGAGTCTTGAAGAACTAAAGTCTTTCTCAGATAAAATCGAAAAAGATGTTTTTGATGTGCTTTCGTATGAAGCAGCGGTAAAACGCAGGGTTTCTCCCGGCAGTACCGGACCTGAATCAGTTGAAGCACAAATCAGTGAGCTGAAAGGTTGGCTTGAAGGCTAG
- a CDS encoding argininosuccinate synthase, producing the protein MIKIEKVVLAYSGGLDTSIILKWIKKEYDCEVITLTADLGQGEELDGIEEKALKTGASKAFVEDLREEFARDFIFPAFRAGAIYEGRYLLGTSIARPLIAKRMVEIAEMEGAQALAHGATGKGNDQVRFELGGMGMNPKLKHIAPWREWDLKSRTDLMKFADENDIEIPNTRKKPWSMDANMLHVSFEGAELEDPWNAPSPESYRYCCPVEKAPDEPEIITIDFEKGNPVAINGTKYSPAALIEKLNELGGKHGIGRVDMVENRFVGMKSRGVYETPGGTIMHIAHRDLEGLCMDREVMHLRDSLIPKYAEMIYNGFWFAPERIALQAMIDETQKTITGTVRLKLYKGNVIPEGRKSPYSLYREDLATFEEDEVYNQKDAEGFIKLVGLRLKGRTSSGSEWIKEGDVEDAE; encoded by the coding sequence ATGATTAAGATTGAAAAAGTAGTATTGGCATATTCCGGCGGTCTGGATACTTCCATCATTCTTAAATGGATCAAGAAAGAATATGACTGCGAAGTAATCACCCTTACCGCCGACCTCGGTCAGGGAGAAGAGTTGGACGGTATTGAGGAAAAAGCCCTCAAGACCGGTGCAAGCAAGGCTTTCGTTGAAGATCTGCGTGAAGAATTTGCACGTGATTTTATTTTTCCTGCTTTCCGTGCCGGGGCAATCTATGAAGGTCGCTACCTGCTCGGAACTTCCATCGCCCGTCCTCTGATTGCTAAGAGAATGGTTGAGATCGCAGAGATGGAAGGCGCACAGGCTCTCGCTCACGGTGCCACCGGTAAAGGTAATGATCAGGTGCGTTTTGAACTGGGCGGCATGGGTATGAACCCTAAGTTGAAGCACATTGCTCCCTGGCGCGAATGGGATCTTAAGTCCCGTACTGATCTCATGAAATTCGCTGATGAGAACGATATCGAGATTCCCAACACCCGCAAGAAGCCTTGGTCAATGGATGCCAACATGCTGCATGTAAGCTTTGAAGGTGCTGAGCTGGAAGACCCCTGGAATGCTCCTTCCCCTGAGTCCTACCGTTACTGCTGCCCTGTTGAAAAAGCTCCTGATGAGCCTGAAATCATTACTATTGATTTCGAAAAAGGTAATCCTGTTGCTATCAACGGCACTAAGTATTCCCCGGCAGCTCTCATTGAAAAACTCAACGAGCTTGGCGGTAAGCACGGTATTGGCCGTGTTGATATGGTTGAGAACCGTTTCGTAGGTATGAAATCCCGTGGTGTTTATGAAACACCCGGTGGAACCATCATGCATATCGCTCATCGCGACCTTGAAGGCCTTTGCATGGACCGTGAAGTCATGCACCTGCGTGACAGCCTGATCCCCAAATATGCTGAAATGATCTATAATGGATTCTGGTTTGCTCCCGAGCGTATCGCTCTTCAGGCTATGATCGACGAAACACAGAAGACCATCACAGGAACTGTAAGACTTAAGCTCTACAAGGGTAATGTAATTCCTGAAGGCCGTAAGTCTCCGTATTCCCTGTACCGTGAAGATCTGGCGACATTTGAAGAAGATGAAGTCTACAACCAGAAAGACGCTGAAGGCTTTATCAAGCTGGTTGGTCTCCGTCTCAAAGGTAGAACTTCTTCCGGTTCCGAATGGATTAAGGAAGGCGACGTCGAAGACGCAGAGTAA